A window of Conger conger chromosome 13, fConCon1.1, whole genome shotgun sequence contains these coding sequences:
- the LOC133108319 gene encoding olfactory receptor 52B2-like encodes MNSLNSTLSLNTAIVHPPFFFINGLNNIPHAKYYYVFLCFVFVVSVLGNSFVIFVIYIERSFHTPKYMGVFNLAVADFGESTSLIPNLIAMFLFDSQYISYDACLANMFFVFYFSTLQALTLTILAYDRLVAICFPLRYHAIVTMPAIAVMLAVAWGITALFIISVVSLITRLSFCKSIVVKSYFCDHGPILRLACNDYLPNYITAFACIILFLYLPLVLTVLSYVFIAGALFKISSQEGRFKAIKTCSAHLMLVAIYYLPIIGTYIVPTLHPNARIINTSLAMALPPMMNPIIYVLNTEEVIQSISVNLNVV; translated from the coding sequence ATGAACTCCCTGAATTCCACCCTCTCTCTAAATACAGCTATTGTGCATCCcccattttttttcataaatggtTTGAATAACATACCCCATGCCAAGTACTACTATGTTTTCctatgctttgtttttgtggtcTCTGTGTTGGGGAACTCCTTTGTCatatttgttatatatataGAGCGCAGTTTTCACACCCCAAAGTACATGGGCgtttttaatttggctgtaGCTGACTTCGGTGAAAGCACTTCTCTAATTCCAAATTTAATTGCAATGTTTCTTTTTGATTCCCAGTACATCTCCTATGATGCTTGCTTGGCcaacatgttttttgtattttacttttcCACTTTGCAAGCTCTCACTCTTACCATTCTGGCCTATGACAGATTGGTGGCAATATGTTTTCCACTGAGATACCATGCCATTGTCACAATGCCAGCCATCGCTGTGATGTTAGCAGTGGCGTGGGGAATTACTGCacttttcattatttcagtaGTTAGTTTAATTACCAGGTTGTCCTTTTGTAAATCCATTGTGGTAAAAAGCTACTTCTGTGATCATGGACCCATTTTACGTTTGGCATGCAATGACTATCTGCCAAATTATATAACTGCATTTGCTTGCATAATATTGTTCCTTTATTTACCATTAGTTTTGACTGTACTGTCATATGTGTTTATTGCAGGTGCTCTCTTTAAAATCTCTTCACAGGAAGGGCGATTTAAAGCCATTAAGACTTGTTCTGCACACCTAATGCTGGTGGCTATATATTATCTTCCAATAATAGGCACATACATTGTGCCTACCCTTCATCCAAATGCCAGAATAATCAATACATCACTTGCAATGGCCCTTCCTCCCATGATGAACCCAATCATTTATGTCCTGAACACAGAAGAG
- the LOC133108316 gene encoding olfactory receptor 52E4-like, translated as MNSLNSTLSLNTAIVHPPFFFINGLNNIPHAKYYYVFLCFVFVVSVLGNSFVMFVIYIERSFHTPKYMGVFNLAVADFGESTSLIPNLIAMFLFDSQYISYDACLANMFFVFYFSILQALTLTILAYDRLVAICFPLRYHVIVTMPAIAVMSAVAWGITALFIILLVSLITRLSFCKSIVVKSYFCDHGPIFRLACNDYLPNYIMAYACIILFLYLPLVLTVLSYVFIAGALFKISSQEGRFKAIKTCSAHLMLVAIYYLPIIGTYIAADTHTLHPNARIINTSLAMALPPMMNPIIYVLNTEEVKEFSKKLFKRTKRQLK; from the coding sequence ATGAACTCCCTGAATTCCACCCTCTCTCTAAATACAGCTATTGTGCATCCcccattttttttcataaatggtTTGAATAACATACCCCATGCCAAGTACTACTATGTTTTCctatgctttgtttttgtggtcTCTGTGTTGGGGAACTCCTTTGTCATGTTTGTTATATATATAGAGCGCAGTTTTCACACCCCAAAGTATATGGGCgtttttaatttggctgtaGCTGACTTCGGTGAAAGCACTTCTCTAATTCCAAATTTAATTGCAATGTTTCTTTTTGATTCCCAGTACATCTCCTATGATGCTTGCTTGGCcaacatgttttttgtattttacttttcCATTTTGCAAGCTCTCACTCTTACCATTCTGGCCTATGACAGATTGGTGGCAATATGTTTTCCACTGAGATACCATGTCATTGTCACAATGCCAGCCATCGCTGTGATGTCAGCAGTGGCGTGGGGAATTACTgcacttttcattattttattagttAGCTTAATTACCAGGCTGTCCTTTTGTAAATCCATTGTGGTAAAAAGCTACTTCTGTGATCATGGACCCATTTTCCGTTTGGCATGCAATGACTATCTGCCAAATTATATAATGGCATATGCTTGCATAATATTGTTCCTTTATTTACCATTAGTTTTGACTGTACTGTCATATGTATTTATTGCAGGTGCTCTCTTTAAAATCTCTTCACAGGAAGGGCGATTTAAAGCCATTAAGACTTGTTCTGCACACCTAATGCTGGTGGCTATATATTATCTTCCAATAATAGGCACATACATTGCTGCGGATACTCATACCCTTCATCCAAATGCCAGAATAATCAATACATCACTTGCAATGGCGCTTCCTCCCATGATGAACCCAATCATTTATGTCCTGAACACAGAAGAGGTTAAGGaattctcaaaaaaacttttcaaaagaacaaaaagacaACTGAAATAA
- the LOC133108318 gene encoding olfactory receptor 51E2-like translates to MNHSSNLNSLNSTLSLNTAVVHPPFFFINGFQNIPHAKYYYVFLCFVFVVSVLGNSFVIFVIYIERSFHTPKYMGVFNLAVADFGESTALIPNLIAMFLFDSQYISYDACLANMFFVFYFSFLQALILTILAYDRLVAICFPLRYHAIVTMPAIAVMLAVAWGITALFIILLATLITRLSFCKSIVVKSYFCDHGPIFRLACNDYLPNYIMAYACITLFLYLPLVLTVLSYVFIAGALFKISSQEGRFKAIKTCSAHLMLVAIYYLPIIGTYLAVEAGTLHPNARVINTSLAMALPPMMNPIIYVLNTEEVKEFSKKLCHKSLPRTFDHSSMQN, encoded by the exons atGAATCATTCATCTAACCTGAACTCCTTGAATTCCACCCTCTCTCTAAATACAGCTGTTGTGCATCCcccattttttttcattaatggtttTCAGAACATACCCCATGCCAAATACTACTATGTTTTCctatgctttgtttttgtggtcTCTGTGTTGGGGAACTCCTTTGTCatatttgttatatatataGAGCGCAGTTTTCACACCCCAAAGTATATGGGCGTATTTAATTTGGCTGTAGCTGACTTCGGTGAAAGCACTGCTCTTATTCCAAATTTAATTGCAATGTTTCTTTTTGATTCCCAGTACATCTCCTATGATGCTTGCTTGGCcaacatgttttttgtattttacttttcCTTTTTGCAAGCTCTCATTCTTACCATTCTGGCATATGATAGATTGGTGGCAATATGCTTTCCACTGAGATACCATGCCATTGTCACAATGCCAGCCATTGCTGTGATGTTAGCAGTGGCGTGGGGAATTACTgcacttttcattattttattagctACTTTAATTACCAGGTTGTCCTTTTGTAAATCCATAGTGGTAAAAAGCTACTTCTGTGATCATGGACCCATTTTCCGTTTGGCATGCAATGACTATCTGCCAAATTATATAATGGCATATGCTTGCATAACATTGTTCCTTTATTTACCATTAGTTTTGACTGTACTGTCATATGTGTTTATTGCAGGTGCTCTCTTTAAAATCTCTTCACAGGAAGGGCGGTTTAAAGCCATTAAGACTTGTTCTGCACACCTAATGCTGGTGGCTATATATTATCTTCCAATAATAGGCACATACCTTGCTGTGGAAGCTGGTACCCTTCATCCAAATGCCAGGGTAATCAATACATCACTTGCAATGGCCCTTCCTCCCATGATGAACCCAATCATTTATGTCCTGAACACAGAAGAGGTTAAGGaattctcaaaaaaacttt gccataagTCTCTTCCTAGaacttttgaccattcctccatgcagaactag